Proteins encoded in a region of the Oxyura jamaicensis isolate SHBP4307 breed ruddy duck chromosome 17, BPBGC_Ojam_1.0, whole genome shotgun sequence genome:
- the LOC118175625 gene encoding kelch-like protein 13 translates to MERLVSDTYLVRLLEGISTLRAQKALCDVTLEAEGVCFPAHKIILASASNYCKILFIGNLTRVGSLDRNIHLKAVSAAGLRNVLNFIYSNKLDLSLQSIEETFKAAETLLVWEVIKLCFQFLEGCLNCENCMDVLNIAKKLGPAELRQKAMCYIGQNYKQILADPQCLKDLDRGTLCEILDRTNTEGCSELELFRAAVSWLQHDRTRLEDAADVLRHIRFPLIPLQDLQRFVQEMPFMRLDSGCHRHLQEALTYPSLLYAQPLLQTQRTSLRSSSNMLLIAGGRTTDNCICREMWAADKSCGTWHKVGDLCVPVYNHCVAIISDFLFVIGGQCKFDPMGKQPSNEVFRFDPCNTSWLQVASMLERRTRFHADVLSDHIFAVGGGTLLGTLTCTVESYQPADNKWEFAAPFPMPIADHAGTIYRGILYISGGFSAGKTLRDTYSYLPRLQRWTGNSAMTFTRCDHGMATVKDRIFCIGGRTLKGVEEWIHVDATEYYCPVNDQWTTLTISPFSCCQFSITACESMLYLTGGGSLQHMQKEDSVFMYDIERQVWKKASSLPKALVDHASCMIKMSQVNTTGEPGRGTKCSFTSRREKCTPSLFITNKKKSHSSSEEK, encoded by the exons ATGGAGAGGCTTGTGTCTGACACTTACCTGGTGAGACTCCTAGAAGGGATCAGCACCCTTCGTGCCCAGAAAGCACTGTGTGATGTAACACTGGAGGCAGAAGGGGTTTGCTTTCCAGCACACAAGATCATTTTAGCATCAGCAAGTAATTACTGCAAGATCCTGTTCATTGGAAACTTGACAAGAGTGGGAAGCTTGGATCGCAACATCCATCTGAAAGCTGtcagtgctgcagggctgaggaaTGTTCTCAACTTCATTTACTCCAACAAATTAGATCTTTCATTACAGAGTATCGAGGAGACATTCAAAGCTGCAGAAACCCTGCTTGTTTGGGAAGTCATCAAGCTATGCTTCCAATTTCTGGAGGGCTGTTTGAACTGTGAGAACTGCATGGATGTTCTTAACATTGCTAAGAAACTTGGCCCAGCAGAGTTGAGACAGAAAGCCATGTGCTATATAGGGCAGAATTACAAACAGATACTGGCTGATCCTCAGTGCTTGAAAGATCTTGACAGAGGAACCCTTTGTGAAATTTTAGACAGGACCAACACAGAGGGGTGCAGCGAGCTGGAGCTGTTCAGAGCTGCTgtgagctggctgcagcatgACCGCACACGGCTGGAAGATGCAGCAGACGTTTTAAGACACATAAGATTCCCTCTCATTCCTTTACAGGATCTGCAGCGCTTTGttcaggaaatgccttttaTGAGGCTGGATTCAGGCTGCCACAGGCACCTTCAGGAGGCTCTGACTTACCCTTCCCTGCTATATGCTCAGCCACTCCTGCAAACCCAACGCACGAGCCTCCGCTCCAGTTCCAACATGCTGCTTATTGCGGGTGGCAGAACCACTGACAATTGCATTTGCAGAGAGATGTGGGCCGCTGACAAGAGCTGCGGCACATGGCACAAGGTTGGGGACCTCTGTGTGCCAGTGTACAACCACTGTGTAGCCATCATCAGCGACTTCCTCTTTGTCATTGGGGGACAGTGCAAGTTTGATCCCATGGGAAAGCAACCATCAAATGAG GTTTTCCGATTTGATCCATGCAACACTTCCTGGCTCCAGGTTGCCAGCATGCTGGAGCGGCGGACACGCTTCCATGCAGATGTACTGTCTGATCATATCTTTGCTGTGGGTGGTGGGACACTGCTGGGGACCCTCACCTGCACTGTGGAATCATACCAGCCCGCTGACAACAAGTGGGAGTTTGCAGCTCCTTTCCCCATGCCTATTGCTGATCACGCAGGCACAATCTACAGGGGAATCCTCTATATTTCAG GAGGCTTCTCAGCAGGTAAAACCTTACGAGACACTTACAGCTACCTCCCTCGCCTCCAACGTTGGACTGGCAACTCTGCCATGACCTTTACCCGCTGTGATCATGGGATGGCTACAGTAAAAGACAGAATCTTTTGCATTGGAGGAAGGACACTAAAAGGA GTGGAGGAATGGATTCACGTCGATGCAACAGAGTACTATTGTCCTGTAAATGATCAGTGGACAACGCTAACGATATCCCCGTTCAGCTGCTGCCAGTTCAGTATCACAGCCTGTGAGTCTATGCTCTACCTCACAGGAGGTGGGTCACTACAGCACATGCAAAAAGAAGACAGTGTTTTCATGTATGACATAGAGAGGCAGGTATGGAAGAAAGCCAGTTCCCTGCCTAAAGCTCTGGTTGATCATGCCTCTTGTATGATTAAAATGTCCCAAGTGAATACAACTGGTGAGCCAGGGAGAGGCACAAAGTGCTCCTTCaccagcaggagggagaaatgTACTCCCAGCTTGTTtatcacaaacaaaaaaaagtcccaCTCTTCCTCTGAAGAGAAGTAG